Proteins encoded by one window of Leopardus geoffroyi isolate Oge1 chromosome X, O.geoffroyi_Oge1_pat1.0, whole genome shotgun sequence:
- the KDM5C gene encoding lysine-specific demethylase 5C isoform X16 — MEPGSDDFLPPPECPVFEPSWAEFRDPLGYIAKIRPIAEKSGICKIRPPADWQPPFAVEVDNFRFTPRIQRLNELEAQTRVKLNYLDQIAKFWEIQGSSLKIPNVERRILDLYSLSKIVVEEGGYEAICKDRRWARVAQRLNYPPGKNIGSLLRSHYERIVYPYEMYQSGANLVQCNTRPFDNEEKDKEYKPHSIPLRQSVQPSKFNSYGRRAKRLQPDPEPTEEDIEKNPELKKLQIYGAGPKMMGLGLMAKDKTLRKKDKEGPECPPTVVVKEESGGDVKVESTSPKTFLESKEEMSHSPEPCTKMTMRLRRNHSNAQFIESYVCRMCSRGDEDDKLLLCDGCDDNYHIFCLLPPLPEIPKGVWRCPKCVMAECKRPPEAFGFEQATREYTLQSFGEMADSFKADYFNMPVHMVPTELVEKEFWRLVNSIEEDVTVEYGADIHSKEFGSGFPVSDSKRHLTPEEEVVRTNQCAGEFVITFPRAYHSGFNQGYNFAEAVNFCTADWLPAGRQCIEHYRRLRRYCVFSHEELICKMAACPEKLDLNLAAAVHKEMFIMVQEERRLRKALLEKGITEAEREAFELLPDDERQCIKCKTTCFLSALACYDCPDGLVCLSHINDLCKCSSSRQYLRYRYTLDELPAMLHKLKVRAESFDTWANKVRVALEVEDGRKRSLEELRALESEARERRFPNSELLQQLKNCLSEAEACVSRALGLVSGQEAGPHRVAGLQMTLAELRAFLDQMNNLPCAMHQIGDVKGILEQVEAYQAEAREALASLPSSPGLLQSLLERGQLLGVEVPEAQQLQRQVEQARWLDEVKRTLAPSARRGTLAVMRGLLVAGASVAPSPAVDKARAELQELLTIAERWEEKAHLCLEARQKHPPATLEAIIHEAENIPVHLPNIQALKEALAKARAWIADVDEIQNGDHYPCLDDLEGLVAVGRDLPVGLEELRQLELQVLTAHSWREKASKTFLKRNSCYTLLEVLCPCADAGSDSTKRSRWMEKELGLYKSDTELLGLSAQDLRDPGSVIVAFKEGEQKEKEGILQLRRTNSAKPSPLASSTTASSATSVCVCGQVPAGVGALQCDLCQDWFHGRCVSVPRLLSSPRPSPTSSPLLAWWEWDTKFLCPLCMRSRRPRLETILALLVALQRLPVRLPEGEALQCLTERAISWQGRARQALASEDVTALLGRLAELRQRLQAEPRPEEPPTYPSAPASDPLREGSGKDMPKVQGLLENGDSVTSPEKVAPGEGSVVGIQPGAASNPACPRNPPDLELLSSLLPQLTGPVLELPEATRAPLEELMLEGDLLEVTLDENHSIWQLLQAGQPPDMERIRTLLELEKAERHGSRARGRALERRRRRKVDRGGEGDDPAREELEPKRVRSSGPEAEEAQEEEELEEETGGEGPPQPLPTTGSPSTQENQNGLEPALGATSGPSAPFSTLTPRLHVPCPQQPPQQQL, encoded by the exons GACTGGCAGCCACCCTTTGCTGTAGAAGTGGACAACTTCAGGTTTACTCCCCGAATCCAGAGGCTGAATGAACTAGAG GCCCAGACAAGAGTGAAGCTGAACTATTTGGACCAGATTGCCAAATTCTGGGAAATCCAGGGCTCCTCCTTAAAAATTCCCAATGTAGAACGGCGGATCTTGGACCTCTACAGCCTCAGCAAA ATCGTGGTGGAGGAAGGTGGCTATGAAGCCATCTGCAAAGACCGTCGGTGGGCCCGGGTGGCCCAGCGCCTCAACTACCCACCAGGCAAAAACATTGGTTCCCTGCTACGCTCCCACTATGAACGCATCGTTTACCCCTATGAGATGTACCAGTCTGGAGCCAACCTGGTG CAGTGCAACACACGTCCATTTGATAATGAGGAAAAGGACAAGGAATACAAACCCCACAGTATCCCCCTTCGACAGTCCGTGCAACCTTCCAAGTTCAATAGCTATGGCCGGCGGGCCAAGAGACTGCAGCCTGAT CCGGAACCCACGGAAGAAGACATTGAAAAGAATCCGGAACTGAAGAAGCTACAGATCTATGGGGCAGGCCCCAAGATGATGGGCCTGGGCCTCATGGCCAAGGATAAGACTCTGCGGAAGAAAG ATAAGGAAGGGCCTGAGTGTCCCCCCACCGTAGTGGTGAAGGAGGAGTCAGGCGGGGATGTGAAGGTGGAGTCAACCTCACCTAAGACCTTCCTGGAGAGCAAGGAGGAGATGAgtcacagcccagagccctgcACCAAGATGACCATGAGACTGCGGAGGAACCACAGCAATGCCCAGTTT ATCGAGTCCTATGTTTGCCGGATGTGTTCCCGAGGGGATGAGGATGACAAGCTTCTGCTGTGTGATGGCTGTGATGACAACTACCACATCTTCTGCCTGCTGCCTCCTCTGCCTGAGATTCCCAAGGGTGTCTGGAGGTGCCCAAAGTGTGTCATGGCG GAGTGTAAGCGCCCCCCTGAAGCCTTTGGCTTTGAGCAGGCTACCCGGGAATACACTCTGCAGAGCTTTGGCGAGATGGCTGACTCCTTTAAAGCTGATTACTTCAACATGCCTGTGCAC ATGGTGCCCACAGAACTCGTGGAGAAGGAGTTCTGGCGGTTGGTAAACAGCATTGAGGAAGATGTGACTGTTGAGTATGGGGCTGACATCCATTCCAAAGAATTTGGTAGCGGTTTCCCCGTCAGTGACAGTAAGCGGCACCTAACCCCTGAGGAGGAG GTTGTCCGTACAAACCAGTGTGCAGGAGAATTTGTCATTACCTTCCCTCGTGCTTACCACAGTGGCTTCAACCAAGGCTACAACTTTGCGGAGGCTGTCAACTTTTGCACTGCTGACTGG TTGCCAGCTGGGCGCCAATGCATTGAGCACTACCGCCGGCTCCGAAGATACTGCGTCTTCTCCCATGAGGAGCTCATCTGTAAGATGGCTGCCTGCCCAGAGAAGCTGGACCTGAACCTGGCCGCAGCTGTGCATAAGGAGATGTTCATCATGGTGCAGGAGGAACGGCGACTACGAAAGGCCCTGCTTGAAAAG GGCATCACGGAAGCTGAGCGAGAGGCTTTTGAGCTACTCCCAGATGACGAGCGCCAATGCATCAAGTGCAAGACCACATGCTTCCTGTCAGCTCTGGCCTGCTACGACTGCCCAGACGGGCTTGTCTGCCTTTCCCACATCAATGACCTCTGCAAGTGCTCCAGTAGCCGGCAGTACCTGCG GTATCGATACACCTTGGATGAGCTCCCTGCTATGCTGCATAAACTGAAGGTTCGGGCCGAGTCCTTTGACACCTGGGCCAACAAAGTTCGAGTGGCCCTGGAGGTGGAGGATGGGCGGAAGCGCA gCCTTGAAGAGCTGAGGGCACTAGAGTCTGAGGCCCGTGAACGGAGGTTTCCTAACAGTGAGCTGCTGCAGCAACTGAAGAACTGCCTGAGTGAGGCAGAGGCCTGCGTGTCCCGGGCTCTGGGACTAGTCAGCGGCCAGGAAGCCGG CCCCCACAGGGTGGCTGGTCTACAGATGACCCTGGCTGAGCTCCGGGCATTTCTGGACCAGATGAACAACCTGCCTTGTGCCATGCACCAGATTGGGGATGTCAAG GGTATTCTGGAACAGGTGGAGGCCTACCAGGCTGAGGCCCGTGAGGCCCTGGCCTCGCTGCCCTCCAGTCCAGGGCTACTGCAGTCCCTGTTGGAGAGGGGGCAGCTGCTAGGGGTGGAGGTGCCCGAGGCCCAGCAGCTCCAGCGGCAGGTGGAACAGGCACGATGGCTGGATGAGGTGAAGCGCACGCTGGCCCCCTCGGCCCGGAGGGGCACCCTGGCTGTCATGCGGGGACTTTTGGTCGCGGGTGCTAGCGTAGCCCCTAGCCCTGCTGTGGACAAAGCCCGGGCTGAGCTGCAGGAGCTGCTGACCATTGCTGAACGCTGGGAGGAGAAAGCCCACCTCTGCTTGGAGGCCAG GCAGAAGCATCCACCAGCCACACTCGAGGCCATAATCCATGAGGCAGAAAACATCCCTGTTCACCTGCCCAACATCCAGGCTCTCAAGGAGGCTCTTGCTAAGGCCCGGGCCTGGATTGCTGATGTGGATGAGATCCAA AATGGTGACCACTACCCCTGCTTGGATGACTTAGAGGGCCTGGTGGCCGTGGGCCGGGACCTACCTGTGGGCTTGGAGGAGTTGAGACAGCTAGAGCTGCAGGTACTGACTGCACACTCCTGGAGGGAGAAGGCATCCAAGACTTTCCTCAAGAGGAATTCCTGCTACACGCTGCTGGAG GTGCTCTGCCCGTGTGCAGACGCCGGCTCAGACAGCACCAAGCGCAGCCGGTGGATGGAGAAGGAGCTGGGGTTGTACAAATCTGACACGGAGCTGCTGGGACTGTCTGCACAGGacctcagggacccaggctctgtG ATCGTGGCCTTCAAGGAGGGggaacagaaggagaaggagggtaTCCTGCAGCTGCGTCGCACCAACTCCGCCAAGCCCAGTCCACTGGCATCATCGACCACAGCTTCCTCTGCAACCTCCGTCTGTGTGTGTGGGCAGGTGCCGGCCGGGGTGGGAGCTCTGCAGTGTGACCTGTGTCAGGACTGGTTCCATGGGCGATGTGTGTCGGTACCCCGCCTCCTCAGCTCCCCAAGGCCCAGTCCCACCTCGTCCCCGCTGCTGGCCTGGTGGGAGTGGGACACCAAATTCTTGTGTCCGCTGTGCATGCGCTCACGGCGCCCCCGCCTGGAGACCATCCTGGCACTGCTGGTAGCCCTGCAGAGACTGCCTGTGCGGCTGCCTGAGGGCGAGGCCCTGCAGTGTCTCACAGAGAGGGCCATCAGCTGGCAAGGCCGTGCCAGGCAGGCTTTGGCCTCTGAGGATGTGACTGCTCTGTTGGGACGGCTGGCCGAGCTTCGCCAGCGGCTGCAGGCTGAACCCAGGCCTGAGGAACCCCCTACCTACCCTTCAGCCCCTGCCTCTGACCCTCTCAGAGAAGGCAGTGGCAAGGATATGCCCAAG GTCCAGGGGTTGCTGGAGAACGGAGACAGTGTGACCAGTCCTGAGAAGGTAGCCCCCGGGGAGGGCTCAG TGGTGGGGATACAACCAGGAGCAGCCTCTAACCCAGCCTGTCCCCGCAACCCACCAGACCTGGAGCTGCTTTCCTCGCTGTTGCCACAGTTGACTGGCCCTGTGTTGGAGCTGCCTGAGGCAACTCGGGCCCCTCTAGAGGAGCTTATGTTAGAAGGGGACCTGCTTGAGGTGACCCTGGATGAAAACCACAGCATTTGGCAGCTATTGCAGGCTGGGCAGCCTCCAGACATGGAGCGGATCCGCACACTTCTAGAG CTGGAAAAGGCAGAGCGCCATGGGAGCCGGGCACGGGGCCGGGCGTTGGAGAGGCGGCGACGGCGGAAGGTGGATCGGGGTGGGGAGGGCGATGACCCAGCCCGAGAGGAGCTAGAGCCAAAGAGGGTACGGAGCTCAGGGCCAGAGGCTgaggaggcccaggaggaggaggagctggaggaggagactGGGGGTGAgggccccccccaacccctgcccaccACTGGCAGCCCCAGCACCCAGGAGAACCAGAATGGCTTGGAGCCGGCACTAGGGGCCACTTCAGGCCCCTCGGCCCCTTTCTCTACTCTGACTCCTAGGCTGCATGTGCCCTGCCCACAGCAGCCACCTCAGCAACAGTTGTGA
- the KDM5C gene encoding lysine-specific demethylase 5C isoform X20 — protein MEPGSDDFLPPPECPVFEPSWAEFRDPLGYIAKIRPIAEKSGICKIRPPADWQPPFAVEVDNFRFTPRIQRLNELEAQTRVKLNYLDQIAKFWEIQGSSLKIPNVERRILDLYSLSKIVVEEGGYEAICKDRRWARVAQRLNYPPGKNIGSLLRSHYERIVYPYEMYQSGANLVQCNTRPFDNEEKDKEYKPHSIPLRQSVQPSKFNSYGRRAKRLQPDPEPTEEDIEKNPELKKLQIYGAGPKMMGLGLMAKDKTLRKKDKEGPECPPTVVVKEESGGDVKVESTSPKTFLESKEEMSHSPEPCTKMTMRLRRNHSNAQFIESYVCRMCSRGDEDDKLLLCDGCDDNYHIFCLLPPLPEIPKGVWRCPKCVMAECKRPPEAFGFEQATREYTLQSFGEMADSFKADYFNMPVHMVPTELVEKEFWRLVNSIEEDVTVEYGADIHSKEFGSGFPVSDSKRHLTPEEEEYATSGWNLNVMPVLEQSVLCHINADISGMKVPWLYVGMVFSAFCWHIEDHWSYSINYLHWGEPKTWYGVPSLAAEHLEEVMKKLTPELFDSQPDLLHQLVTLMNPNTLMSHGVPVVRTNQCAGEFVITFPRAYHSGFNQGYNFAEAVNFCTADWLPAGRQCIEHYRRLRRYCVFSHEELICKMAACPEKLDLNLAAAVHKEMFIMVQEERRLRKALLEKGITEAEREAFELLPDDERQCIKCKTTCFLSALACYDCPDGLVCLSHINDLCKCSSSRQYLRYRYTLDELPAMLHKLKVRAESFDTWANKVRVALEVEDGRKRSLEELRALESEARERRFPNSELLQQLKNCLSEAEACVSRALGLVSGQEAGPHRVAGLQMTLAELRAFLDQMNNLPCAMHQIGDVKGILEQVEAYQAEAREALASLPSSPGLLQSLLERGQLLGVEVPEAQQLQRQVEQARWLDEVKRTLAPSARRGTLAVMRGLLVAGASVAPSPAVDKARAELQELLTIAERWEEKAHLCLEARQKHPPATLEAIIHEAENIPVHLPNIQALKEALAKARAWIADVDEIQNGDHYPCLDDLEGLVAVGRDLPVGLEELRQLELQVLTAHSWREKASKTFLKRNSCYTLLEVLCPCADAGSDSTKRSRWMEKELGLYKSDTELLGLSAQDLRDPGSVVQGLLENGDSVTSPEKVAPGEGSVVGIQPGAASNPACPRNPPDLELLSSLLPQLTGPVLELPEATRAPLEELMLEGDLLEVTLDENHSIWQLLQAGQPPDMERIRTLLELEKAERHGSRARGRALERRRRRKVDRGGEGDDPAREELEPKRVRSSGPEAEEAQEEEELEEETGGEGPPQPLPTTGSPSTQENQNGLEPALGATSGPSAPFSTLTPRLHVPCPQQPPQQQL, from the exons GACTGGCAGCCACCCTTTGCTGTAGAAGTGGACAACTTCAGGTTTACTCCCCGAATCCAGAGGCTGAATGAACTAGAG GCCCAGACAAGAGTGAAGCTGAACTATTTGGACCAGATTGCCAAATTCTGGGAAATCCAGGGCTCCTCCTTAAAAATTCCCAATGTAGAACGGCGGATCTTGGACCTCTACAGCCTCAGCAAA ATCGTGGTGGAGGAAGGTGGCTATGAAGCCATCTGCAAAGACCGTCGGTGGGCCCGGGTGGCCCAGCGCCTCAACTACCCACCAGGCAAAAACATTGGTTCCCTGCTACGCTCCCACTATGAACGCATCGTTTACCCCTATGAGATGTACCAGTCTGGAGCCAACCTGGTG CAGTGCAACACACGTCCATTTGATAATGAGGAAAAGGACAAGGAATACAAACCCCACAGTATCCCCCTTCGACAGTCCGTGCAACCTTCCAAGTTCAATAGCTATGGCCGGCGGGCCAAGAGACTGCAGCCTGAT CCGGAACCCACGGAAGAAGACATTGAAAAGAATCCGGAACTGAAGAAGCTACAGATCTATGGGGCAGGCCCCAAGATGATGGGCCTGGGCCTCATGGCCAAGGATAAGACTCTGCGGAAGAAAG ATAAGGAAGGGCCTGAGTGTCCCCCCACCGTAGTGGTGAAGGAGGAGTCAGGCGGGGATGTGAAGGTGGAGTCAACCTCACCTAAGACCTTCCTGGAGAGCAAGGAGGAGATGAgtcacagcccagagccctgcACCAAGATGACCATGAGACTGCGGAGGAACCACAGCAATGCCCAGTTT ATCGAGTCCTATGTTTGCCGGATGTGTTCCCGAGGGGATGAGGATGACAAGCTTCTGCTGTGTGATGGCTGTGATGACAACTACCACATCTTCTGCCTGCTGCCTCCTCTGCCTGAGATTCCCAAGGGTGTCTGGAGGTGCCCAAAGTGTGTCATGGCG GAGTGTAAGCGCCCCCCTGAAGCCTTTGGCTTTGAGCAGGCTACCCGGGAATACACTCTGCAGAGCTTTGGCGAGATGGCTGACTCCTTTAAAGCTGATTACTTCAACATGCCTGTGCAC ATGGTGCCCACAGAACTCGTGGAGAAGGAGTTCTGGCGGTTGGTAAACAGCATTGAGGAAGATGTGACTGTTGAGTATGGGGCTGACATCCATTCCAAAGAATTTGGTAGCGGTTTCCCCGTCAGTGACAGTAAGCGGCACCTAACCCCTGAGGAGGAG GAGTATGCTACCAGTGGTTGGAACCTGAATGTGATGCCAGTGTTGGAGCAGTCTGTACTATGCCACATCAATGCAGATATTTCTGGCATGAAGGTGCCCTGGCTCTATGTGGGCATGGTCTTTTCAGCCTTTTGCTGGCATATTGAGGATCACTGGAGTTACTCCATTAACTACCTCCATTG GGGTGAGCCGAAGACCTGGTATGGGGTACCCTCACTTGCAGCAGAACATTTGGAAGAGGTGATGAAGAAGCTGACACCTGAGCTCTTTGATAGCCAGCCTGACCTCCTGCACCAACTTGTCACCCTCATGAATCCCAATACCCTCATGTCCCATGGTGTGCCG GTTGTCCGTACAAACCAGTGTGCAGGAGAATTTGTCATTACCTTCCCTCGTGCTTACCACAGTGGCTTCAACCAAGGCTACAACTTTGCGGAGGCTGTCAACTTTTGCACTGCTGACTGG TTGCCAGCTGGGCGCCAATGCATTGAGCACTACCGCCGGCTCCGAAGATACTGCGTCTTCTCCCATGAGGAGCTCATCTGTAAGATGGCTGCCTGCCCAGAGAAGCTGGACCTGAACCTGGCCGCAGCTGTGCATAAGGAGATGTTCATCATGGTGCAGGAGGAACGGCGACTACGAAAGGCCCTGCTTGAAAAG GGCATCACGGAAGCTGAGCGAGAGGCTTTTGAGCTACTCCCAGATGACGAGCGCCAATGCATCAAGTGCAAGACCACATGCTTCCTGTCAGCTCTGGCCTGCTACGACTGCCCAGACGGGCTTGTCTGCCTTTCCCACATCAATGACCTCTGCAAGTGCTCCAGTAGCCGGCAGTACCTGCG GTATCGATACACCTTGGATGAGCTCCCTGCTATGCTGCATAAACTGAAGGTTCGGGCCGAGTCCTTTGACACCTGGGCCAACAAAGTTCGAGTGGCCCTGGAGGTGGAGGATGGGCGGAAGCGCA gCCTTGAAGAGCTGAGGGCACTAGAGTCTGAGGCCCGTGAACGGAGGTTTCCTAACAGTGAGCTGCTGCAGCAACTGAAGAACTGCCTGAGTGAGGCAGAGGCCTGCGTGTCCCGGGCTCTGGGACTAGTCAGCGGCCAGGAAGCCGG CCCCCACAGGGTGGCTGGTCTACAGATGACCCTGGCTGAGCTCCGGGCATTTCTGGACCAGATGAACAACCTGCCTTGTGCCATGCACCAGATTGGGGATGTCAAG GGTATTCTGGAACAGGTGGAGGCCTACCAGGCTGAGGCCCGTGAGGCCCTGGCCTCGCTGCCCTCCAGTCCAGGGCTACTGCAGTCCCTGTTGGAGAGGGGGCAGCTGCTAGGGGTGGAGGTGCCCGAGGCCCAGCAGCTCCAGCGGCAGGTGGAACAGGCACGATGGCTGGATGAGGTGAAGCGCACGCTGGCCCCCTCGGCCCGGAGGGGCACCCTGGCTGTCATGCGGGGACTTTTGGTCGCGGGTGCTAGCGTAGCCCCTAGCCCTGCTGTGGACAAAGCCCGGGCTGAGCTGCAGGAGCTGCTGACCATTGCTGAACGCTGGGAGGAGAAAGCCCACCTCTGCTTGGAGGCCAG GCAGAAGCATCCACCAGCCACACTCGAGGCCATAATCCATGAGGCAGAAAACATCCCTGTTCACCTGCCCAACATCCAGGCTCTCAAGGAGGCTCTTGCTAAGGCCCGGGCCTGGATTGCTGATGTGGATGAGATCCAA AATGGTGACCACTACCCCTGCTTGGATGACTTAGAGGGCCTGGTGGCCGTGGGCCGGGACCTACCTGTGGGCTTGGAGGAGTTGAGACAGCTAGAGCTGCAGGTACTGACTGCACACTCCTGGAGGGAGAAGGCATCCAAGACTTTCCTCAAGAGGAATTCCTGCTACACGCTGCTGGAG GTGCTCTGCCCGTGTGCAGACGCCGGCTCAGACAGCACCAAGCGCAGCCGGTGGATGGAGAAGGAGCTGGGGTTGTACAAATCTGACACGGAGCTGCTGGGACTGTCTGCACAGGacctcagggacccaggctctgtG GTCCAGGGGTTGCTGGAGAACGGAGACAGTGTGACCAGTCCTGAGAAGGTAGCCCCCGGGGAGGGCTCAG TGGTGGGGATACAACCAGGAGCAGCCTCTAACCCAGCCTGTCCCCGCAACCCACCAGACCTGGAGCTGCTTTCCTCGCTGTTGCCACAGTTGACTGGCCCTGTGTTGGAGCTGCCTGAGGCAACTCGGGCCCCTCTAGAGGAGCTTATGTTAGAAGGGGACCTGCTTGAGGTGACCCTGGATGAAAACCACAGCATTTGGCAGCTATTGCAGGCTGGGCAGCCTCCAGACATGGAGCGGATCCGCACACTTCTAGAG CTGGAAAAGGCAGAGCGCCATGGGAGCCGGGCACGGGGCCGGGCGTTGGAGAGGCGGCGACGGCGGAAGGTGGATCGGGGTGGGGAGGGCGATGACCCAGCCCGAGAGGAGCTAGAGCCAAAGAGGGTACGGAGCTCAGGGCCAGAGGCTgaggaggcccaggaggaggaggagctggaggaggagactGGGGGTGAgggccccccccaacccctgcccaccACTGGCAGCCCCAGCACCCAGGAGAACCAGAATGGCTTGGAGCCGGCACTAGGGGCCACTTCAGGCCCCTCGGCCCCTTTCTCTACTCTGACTCCTAGGCTGCATGTGCCCTGCCCACAGCAGCCACCTCAGCAACAGTTGTGA